Proteins encoded together in one Bacteroidota bacterium window:
- a CDS encoding M4 family metallopeptidase translates to MKILIYILVLLSCVCPTFAQLHPAKTGKVLPTFQYQTVYGRTALEQHPQAIVNDISSITSPLSGYHVSYDPSNQLAIMIEGKYLLLGADYAGVYTYLEKIKGALHLKTSKEFNLSQTDTDPITGQVFFRFSQIYNSIPVHGSEWIVVTRNNYVELSMGRMYPTPAAIATIPLLTQEQAAIMANKKLSDITTFQTQTPEQIMIFGENKPVVKLEIYYNDLLQAKLVYHITIRPNLIERYVLVIDANTGETLDQYNHTCSANGPKTATMSDLNNKQRTINTYEYNGSFYAINANETMFNSSQSQFPDDPEGVIWTLDAKNTSGSGIAQIKLSNNTSWSTKTVSAQYNAKVCYDYYKNIHSRNSINGSGGNIISVINVTESSGGEMDNAYWNGQAMFYGNGSVAFKPLAGALDVAGHEMTHGVVEKTANLEYKSQSGAINESMADVFGAMIEGLNWKLGEDVVKAAYFLSGALRDLSNPHNGGNSLNDNGWQPAKMKEYYSGTNDNGGVHINSGIPNHAYYLFATNITKVKAEKVYYRALSKYLTSTSKFLDLRYAVVQSCKDLYGTTEENAAKAAFDAVEIYDPNAGSGGSGNTTGVDLPTNPGTDYIISYDVNYFGTNNRWYKSTTTPSGFQAMTTTYTKQPMSLTDDGSTGYFIGWDSKMHKITVNTFTETIAQNQSIWDNVAISKDGNKIAGVTTSIDSSIWIYDGSNWTRFYLYNPTTGQGQTSAGVLYAGALEWDYTGEYVIYDAYNEIPNNGGSDINYWDVGMIRVWNNKTNKVGNGTIQKVFSSLPSDVSIGNPAISKNSPYIVAFDYIDNSGSNTQYALIASNLITQKVTTVFTNTTLSYPNYSKNDNKILFTTLNTNSDTIIATIDVNTDKITPKAGTAVSFIADAKWGVWIAQGTRKLLSGNKDLLEFKFLGINPQITTNINSTNVAATIPSGVDMSSLVPTFKISPLATAFISATEQVSGATTNNFNNTITYTIQAQDGTTKNYSVKLQQPVGIASLETNDILNLWPNPSTGIVNLNTTPHSQITIYNIMGLQVYQYYTNNSSTTINLSHLPCGVYMINNRTNTGTNNTKLIIER, encoded by the coding sequence ATGAAAATACTTATATATATTCTTGTATTATTATCTTGCGTTTGCCCAACATTTGCCCAATTGCACCCAGCTAAAACAGGCAAGGTACTTCCTACATTCCAGTACCAAACCGTGTATGGTAGAACAGCTTTAGAACAACATCCACAAGCTATCGTTAATGATATAAGTAGTATTACCAGCCCCTTAAGCGGGTACCATGTTAGTTACGACCCAAGCAACCAATTAGCTATAATGATTGAAGGCAAATACCTATTGCTAGGGGCCGATTATGCTGGAGTATATACTTATCTAGAAAAGATAAAAGGGGCTTTGCACCTTAAGACTTCTAAAGAATTTAACTTATCGCAAACTGATACTGACCCTATAACAGGGCAGGTGTTTTTTAGGTTTTCTCAAATTTATAATAGTATACCTGTGCACGGTAGCGAATGGATAGTGGTGACCCGAAACAATTATGTGGAGCTTTCTATGGGTCGCATGTATCCTACCCCTGCGGCTATTGCAACTATTCCTTTACTTACGCAAGAGCAAGCGGCTATAATGGCAAACAAAAAGCTATCTGATATTACCACATTTCAAACGCAAACTCCAGAACAAATTATGATATTTGGCGAAAACAAACCCGTGGTAAAACTCGAGATATATTATAATGATCTATTACAAGCCAAACTTGTATATCATATTACCATCAGACCTAATTTGATAGAGCGATATGTATTGGTAATTGATGCGAATACAGGTGAAACATTAGACCAATACAATCATACTTGCAGTGCTAATGGGCCAAAGACTGCTACTATGAGCGACCTAAACAATAAGCAACGCACTATTAATACGTATGAATATAATGGTTCGTTCTATGCTATCAATGCCAATGAAACTATGTTTAACTCAAGCCAATCGCAGTTCCCAGATGACCCCGAAGGCGTAATATGGACTTTGGATGCGAAGAATACCAGCGGTTCCGGAATTGCTCAAATCAAATTATCGAACAATACTAGCTGGAGTACCAAAACCGTATCGGCACAATACAATGCCAAAGTGTGTTACGATTATTATAAAAATATACATAGCCGCAACAGTATTAATGGCAGCGGCGGCAATATTATAAGCGTAATAAATGTTACCGAAAGTAGTGGTGGCGAAATGGACAATGCATACTGGAATGGGCAAGCTATGTTTTATGGAAATGGCAGCGTGGCTTTTAAACCACTAGCAGGAGCACTTGATGTGGCAGGCCACGAAATGACCCATGGCGTAGTAGAAAAAACTGCGAACCTAGAATATAAATCGCAGAGTGGTGCCATCAACGAATCGATGGCAGATGTATTTGGTGCCATGATAGAAGGGCTTAACTGGAAGCTGGGTGAAGATGTGGTAAAGGCCGCTTACTTTCTCAGCGGTGCATTGCGTGATTTGAGCAACCCACATAACGGTGGCAATAGTTTAAACGACAATGGATGGCAGCCCGCTAAAATGAAAGAATATTATAGTGGCACAAACGATAATGGAGGTGTGCATATCAACTCCGGAATTCCCAATCATGCTTATTACCTTTTTGCCACCAATATTACCAAGGTAAAAGCAGAAAAAGTATATTATAGAGCCTTGAGCAAATACCTCACTTCAACTTCGAAATTTTTGGATTTGCGTTATGCGGTAGTACAAAGCTGTAAAGATTTATATGGAACTACCGAAGAAAACGCAGCCAAAGCAGCGTTCGATGCTGTAGAAATATATGACCCAAATGCAGGTAGTGGAGGCAGCGGCAATACCACTGGAGTAGACCTTCCAACAAACCCTGGAACAGATTATATAATAAGTTACGACGTGAATTATTTTGGAACCAATAACCGTTGGTACAAGTCGACCACCACTCCCAGTGGCTTCCAAGCCATGACCACCACATATACCAAACAGCCTATGTCGCTTACCGACGATGGTTCTACAGGTTATTTTATAGGCTGGGATAGCAAAATGCATAAGATTACCGTCAATACTTTTACTGAAACGATAGCTCAAAACCAAAGTATATGGGACAATGTAGCTATATCGAAAGATGGAAATAAAATAGCAGGAGTTACCACCTCTATCGATAGCAGTATTTGGATATATGATGGTTCAAATTGGACACGTTTTTATTTATATAATCCCACCACTGGGCAAGGGCAAACCTCGGCAGGTGTATTATATGCTGGTGCTTTGGAGTGGGACTATACGGGTGAATATGTTATATATGATGCCTACAACGAAATACCCAATAATGGAGGCAGCGATATTAACTATTGGGATGTGGGAATGATACGTGTATGGAACAATAAGACAAACAAAGTGGGCAATGGGACCATTCAAAAAGTATTCAGCAGCTTACCTTCCGATGTTAGTATTGGCAATCCAGCTATTAGCAAAAACTCTCCTTATATAGTTGCTTTCGATTATATAGATAATTCAGGCAGTAATACACAATACGCACTCATAGCTTCTAACCTCATCACACAAAAAGTGACTACCGTATTTACAAATACTACGCTTTCTTATCCCAATTACTCAAAGAACGACAATAAAATACTCTTCACTACCTTAAATACAAATAGTGATACCATTATAGCCACTATTGATGTGAACACTGATAAAATTACGCCCAAAGCTGGCACCGCCGTTTCATTTATTGCCGATGCCAAGTGGGGCGTTTGGATAGCTCAAGGTACCCGCAAGCTTTTGAGCGGGAACAAAGATTTGCTCGAGTTCAAATTTTTGGGTATTAATCCACAAATAACTACCAATATCAACAGCACTAATGTAGCGGCTACTATTCCCTCGGGGGTGGACATGAGTTCCCTAGTTCCCACTTTTAAAATATCGCCATTGGCCACTGCTTTTATATCAGCCACTGAGCAAGTGAGTGGGGCTACTACCAATAATTTTAACAATACTATAACTTATACCATACAAGCACAAGATGGTACTACAAAAAACTATTCCGTTAAACTTCAACAGCCCGTTGGTATTGCTTCGCTTGAAACCAACGATATTTTGAACTTGTGGCCCAACCCAAGTACCGGAATTGTTAATTTAAATACTACGCCGCATAGCCAAATTACGATATATAATATAATGGGCTTGCAGGTATATCAGTATTATACAAACAATAGCTCAACTACCATAAATTTATCTCATTTACCTTGCGGAGTTTATATGATAAATAACCGAACAAATACGGGTACGAACAATACAAAATTAATCATTGAGCGATAG
- a CDS encoding TonB-dependent receptor → MKNTILLFFAICFGNIVYAQIAVEGRVLNATTVEGIKNVKVVCKLMNGKADLYTYSNDTGYYIFENVDTPATLYINHYGYKPIERLVDKQYIYLVLEDNVYTLNDVVVTAGKTQQKITDVTVSISTLKPKLIENTNSIKMDAAVENVPGVNIIFGQANIRGGSGFSYGTGSRVLMMLDDMPILSADAADVKWDAMPVENIKQIEVVKGASSALFGSGAMGGVINIRTAEPTKLPFTKVNVFTGFYDNPTNPNFKIFKQRQSTSGINVFHSQTNNNTGITFAIYGLKDDGYRQYEAANNKRLSMGVKQKFDKVKGLQVGVYASFFSAQVGNFLFWKQADSPFVAYPNTGSNMINKRYNIDPYIEYAKPNKYKIILRSRIYVTENNNYSADTYDTIGIHTKATLAYNELQYQKYFNNADKHFKLTATGGGVYTINTIKSDSLYHDHQGYNAAAYLQMDGKLSKLNFSAGIRYERNQIDQRKAEGLPVYRFGLSHPLAKYTFARASYGTGYRFPSVAERYVNTVAAVVRVLPNPNVKSETGQSAEIGIKQGLKIGKWMGYADVAGFWNQYNNMVDFMYVYDPVYIVAFQTLNTAKKARITGIDASIGGEGKIKNANIILLAGYTFIEPVYLDSVFTDSVKNIEPYYKYLQSRFRHTWKVNADLEYHNFSIGATFKFNSYMLRVNDFLEAIVPGSNAYRLSHNNGYSLWDFRVGYTYKKHKFSFVVKNLGNAEYIYYLGNMGAPRTFTLQYLFKI, encoded by the coding sequence ATGAAGAACACCATACTCTTATTTTTTGCAATTTGTTTTGGCAACATAGTATACGCACAAATTGCTGTGGAAGGCCGTGTGCTTAATGCAACAACTGTGGAAGGAATTAAGAATGTGAAGGTAGTGTGTAAATTAATGAACGGTAAAGCAGATTTATATACTTACAGCAACGATACAGGATATTATATCTTTGAAAATGTAGATACTCCCGCCACACTTTATATAAACCACTATGGATATAAACCTATAGAAAGATTGGTGGACAAACAATATATATATTTAGTACTGGAAGACAATGTATATACCTTGAACGATGTGGTGGTTACCGCTGGCAAAACTCAGCAAAAGATTACAGATGTAACAGTATCCATATCGACACTAAAACCTAAGTTAATCGAAAACACGAACAGCATAAAAATGGATGCCGCCGTGGAGAATGTGCCTGGCGTTAATATCATATTTGGGCAAGCCAATATAAGAGGCGGAAGTGGATTTAGTTATGGCACAGGCAGCAGGGTGCTGATGATGTTGGACGACATGCCCATATTAAGTGCCGATGCCGCCGATGTGAAATGGGATGCCATGCCTGTAGAAAACATTAAGCAAATAGAGGTGGTTAAAGGTGCTTCATCTGCCTTGTTTGGCTCGGGGGCTATGGGTGGTGTAATAAATATTAGAACGGCTGAGCCCACCAAATTACCTTTTACCAAAGTGAACGTATTCACGGGGTTTTATGATAATCCTACAAACCCAAATTTTAAAATATTTAAACAAAGACAAAGCACCAGCGGTATAAATGTATTCCATTCGCAAACGAATAATAACACAGGGATTACTTTTGCCATCTATGGCCTAAAGGATGATGGATACCGCCAGTATGAAGCGGCGAATAATAAAAGGTTGAGTATGGGTGTGAAACAAAAATTTGATAAAGTAAAGGGACTGCAAGTGGGTGTATATGCTTCTTTCTTCTCGGCACAGGTGGGTAATTTCTTGTTTTGGAAACAGGCCGATTCTCCCTTTGTGGCTTACCCTAATACTGGCAGCAATATGATTAACAAAAGATATAATATTGACCCCTATATAGAATATGCGAAACCCAATAAATATAAAATTATTTTAAGAAGCAGGATATATGTTACCGAAAATAATAACTACAGTGCCGATACTTATGATACTATTGGGATTCACACAAAAGCTACCTTGGCCTATAATGAATTGCAATATCAAAAATATTTCAATAATGCAGACAAGCATTTTAAACTAACCGCTACTGGCGGAGGTGTGTATACCATCAATACTATTAAAAGTGATAGCCTTTACCACGACCACCAAGGCTACAATGCAGCCGCTTATTTGCAAATGGATGGAAAGTTATCCAAACTCAATTTTTCGGCGGGTATTCGTTACGAGCGTAACCAAATAGACCAACGCAAAGCAGAAGGATTACCGGTATATCGCTTTGGGCTAAGTCATCCATTGGCCAAATATACATTTGCGAGGGCCAGCTATGGCACGGGGTACCGTTTCCCCTCGGTGGCCGAAAGATATGTGAATACCGTAGCTGCGGTAGTGAGGGTGCTGCCCAACCCAAATGTGAAAAGTGAAACAGGACAGAGTGCTGAAATAGGTATAAAACAAGGACTGAAAATAGGCAAATGGATGGGCTATGCCGATGTGGCAGGGTTCTGGAACCAGTATAATAATATGGTTGATTTTATGTATGTGTACGACCCTGTATATATTGTTGCTTTCCAAACATTGAACACCGCCAAGAAGGCAAGAATTACTGGTATTGATGCATCGATAGGTGGCGAAGGAAAAATAAAAAATGCGAATATCATACTATTGGCTGGGTATACTTTTATAGAACCGGTATATCTCGATTCTGTTTTTACTGATTCTGTTAAAAATATAGAACCCTACTACAAATATTTACAAAGTCGTTTTCGCCATACTTGGAAAGTAAATGCGGATCTTGAATATCATAATTTTTCAATAGGTGCGACTTTTAAATTCAATAGCTATATGTTGCGAGTAAATGATTTTCTCGAAGCCATTGTACCTGGCTCTAATGCCTATAGACTCTCGCATAATAATGGATATAGTTTATGGGATTTCAGGGTAGGATATACTTATAAAAAGCACAAGTTTTCTTTTGTTGTCAAGAATTTGGGCAATGCAGAATATATATATTATTTAGGAAATATGGGTGCCCCAAGAACTTTTACCCTACAGTATTTGTTTAAGATATGA